The following is a genomic window from Candidatus Zixiibacteriota bacterium.
GATGCGCCGGCTGGAATAGCAACGACAGAGGGTCGAACCATGGCCGAGAAAAAAACCAGGGCGAAAAAAGGGGCTTCGCGCAGGCGCCGAAAAATCGCCGGGAAAGCGGTCGCGCTCGAGCCCGCCGAGCTTCTCGCCGGTGCGCCGCCCGAGGCCGTCGCGGAGCTCCGACGGGCGATCGAAAGCGACGGCGGCAAGGCGCTCGTTTCGTATCGCGAGCCGTTCGGCGGGCGCTGGCTCGTGCTCGCCGCTTTGCCGATCGACAGCGTCGCGCCGACGCCGTACCAGCGAAATCTCTCCGACGCCCACGTTCGCCGGCTGGAATCCTGCATCGCGAAAATCGGCCGCTTCCTCGATCCGATCATCGCCGTTCGCGGCCCGAGGGAAGCCGAAGCGCGCTACTGGACCCCGAACGGCAACCACCGTCTCGCCGCGATGCGCACGCTCGGCGCCAGGACCATCGTCGCGCTCGTCGTTCCCGAGCCGTCCGTCGCCTACCAGATCCTCGCGCTCAACACCGAAAAAGCCCACAACCTCCGGGAGCGCGCCCTCGAAGTGATCAAGATGTACCGGGAGCTCGCGGCCCTGGACCAGGCGGCGGAAAAAAGCTACGCACTCGAGTTCGAGGAGGCGGCGCTGGTGACGCTCGGCCTCTGCTATCTGGAGCGGCCGCGCTTCAGCGGCGGCGCGTATCACCCGCTCCTCAGGCGCTGCGACGCCTTCCTCGACCGCCCGCTGCGAAGCGCCCTCGCCGTCCGGGAACAACGGGCGCGCGCGCTCATGGAGCTCGACGACGCGGTGATGGAGAAAGTCGAGGGCCTCAAGGCCCGCGGACTGACCAGCCCGTATCTCAAGAGCTTCGTGGTCGCGCGCGCCAACCCGCTGCGCTTTCGGCCCAGGGACGCCGCTCCGCTCGGCTTCGACGAGGTGCTGGAGCGCATGGCCAGGGCGGTGGCCAGGCTGAACGTCGAACGCGTCCGGGTCGAGGATCTGGCGCGCTCGGGAGGCGCGCCGGAAGAAGACTCCTGAGGAGTTCACTGGCCGGCGGACATGCATCGAAATCGGGCGGGGCCTGGCCGCCGTGATACGAGGGCAGCGTCCTCCCGGACCCGCGAATGATTCCCTTCCCCTCGCGGTCGGTTTGCGATAAAAGAACCCTGGGCTGCGGTGACGGAGCACAGAAAAAATGTCGGGGTGGAAAGCGCGCATCGGATATCTGTCCCCCTCGGTCTTCGAAACGCCCTCGGACTGGAACCTGATCCTGCCCAAGGGCTTTACCATCGTCGCCACGGGACTGAACGTGCGCGCCCACACCCCCGAGGAGTTCGACAAGGCCGTGGCGGCGCTCGAAACCGGCCTTGAGATCTTCCGCGCCGAGGAGTGCGACGTCGTGCTGCTCGGAGGAATCACCCTCGGTACGCAGCGGGGCTATCGGG
Proteins encoded in this region:
- a CDS encoding ParB N-terminal domain-containing protein, which codes for MAEKKTRAKKGASRRRRKIAGKAVALEPAELLAGAPPEAVAELRRAIESDGGKALVSYREPFGGRWLVLAALPIDSVAPTPYQRNLSDAHVRRLESCIAKIGRFLDPIIAVRGPREAEARYWTPNGNHRLAAMRTLGARTIVALVVPEPSVAYQILALNTEKAHNLRERALEVIKMYRELAALDQAAEKSYALEFEEAALVTLGLCYLERPRFSGGAYHPLLRRCDAFLDRPLRSALAVREQRARALMELDDAVMEKVEGLKARGLTSPYLKSFVVARANPLRFRPRDAAPLGFDEVLERMARAVARLNVERVRVEDLARSGGAPEEDS